In Uranotaenia lowii strain MFRU-FL chromosome 2, ASM2978415v1, whole genome shotgun sequence, one genomic interval encodes:
- the LOC129743069 gene encoding uncharacterized protein LOC129743069, which translates to MNLATALDSVIVVGDYNLPQLQWIFDHDLNSYLPTNASTEAEISLTEMLFSAGLHQICSIPNNNMRLLDLAFCNDPGNVIMFESPVSIIPTDRHHKLYVLCVEVHSNSSPTDCTGRFDFVLDYSKCNFDLIAAAFDSTNWEFIGANDNVNVAVDAFYSKLHSVLKQYVPLKSSPRPQSFKHAWWNSDLRRLRNHLRKARKCYTKNRTEDQRRRLRSLERDFKELNDNLYRQHISRLQQNLKRDPSSFWKHFKSKRRHATIPVDISFNGVAASNLTESTNMFADFFQSVFSSADYETDSNYLASIQSHDVNLPMPSLTEQEVFERLSTHLKVLDQTIYLHQY; encoded by the coding sequence ATGAATCTGGCCACCGCCCTGGACTCTGTCATCGTTGTTGGCGATTACAATCTCCCACAACTGCAATGGATCTTTGATCATGACTTAAATAGCTACCTGCCGACAAACGCCTCAACTGAAGCCGAAATTTCTCTAACTGAAATGCTTTTTTCCGCTGGCTTGCATCAAATATGCTCCATACCAAACAACAATATGCGCCTGTTGGACCTTGCTTTCTGCAATGATCCTGGTAATGTGATCATGTTCGAATCTCCGGTCTCGATTATTCCTACCGACCGTCATCACAAGCTGTACGTATTATGTGTGGAAGTTCACTCCAATTCTTCGCCGACCGATTGCACAGGAAGATTTGACTTCGTCTTAGACTACAGTAAATGTAACTTCGACCTGATTGCTGCTGCGTTTGACTCCACAAACTGGGAATTCATTGGTGCTAACGACAACGTTAATGTTGCAGTCGATGCATTCTACAGTAAACTTCACTCCGTTTTGAAACAATACGTTCCTTTGAAGAGCTCTCCGAGACCCCAGTCATTTAAACACGCATGGTGGAACTCTGATCTCAGACGATTACGGAACCATCTTCGTAAGGCCCGCAAGTGTTATACTAAGAATCGTACCGAAGATCAAAGACGCCGTTTGAGGTCTTTGGAACGAGATTTTAAAGAACTGAACGACAATCTTTATCGTCAACACATCAGCCGCCTTCAACAGAACCTGAAACGCGATCCTTCGTCGTTTTGGAAACACTTTAAAAGCAAGAGAAGACATGCAACTATTCCTGTGGACATCAGTTTTAATGGCGTAGCTGCAAGTAACTTGACGGAATCCACGAATATGTTtgctgacttttttcaaagcgtttTTAGTTCCGCCGACTATGAAACAGATAGCAACTATCTAGCCTCTATACAATCTCACGACGTCAACTTACCTATGCCATCCCTCACTGAACAGGAAGTTTTCGAAAGATTATCGACCCATCTAAAGGTACTGGACCAGACGATATACCTCCATCAGTACTAA